The following are from one region of the Anaeropeptidivorans aminofermentans genome:
- a CDS encoding MFS transporter has product MNTDKNQRRWEGKVAVFLFGQGISLFGSQLVQMAIIWHVTLETSSGIWVTMLTVASFLPQMLISPIAGVWADRHSRKVIMILSDGIIAVTTLLLALFMMSGNTGTATLPVIIIVSAIRSLGGGVHSPAVNAALPQIVPENKLSRINGYNGTIQSVVQFVSPIAAGAIMAAGPIYNILLIDVVTAIIGIGILAMLKIPKHQLALKSEKTSAFAEMQEGFRFIWTHRFLKKLFATYGLYIFLCVPSGFLSALMIKRTFGDNIMFLTMNEAVGFAGSVFASLLLGMTGGFKNRAKTLFLGILVYGTASLAIGFTNVFWLFAVLMFFIGFTIPVVQTAVFTLVQEKVEPAMMGRVFSLLNVMFSGFMPLGMVIFGPLADVIRIQTMVIVCAVPIILLAMNLLLPRSFYREGIYTPEAGGTGDKPM; this is encoded by the coding sequence ATGAACACAGACAAAAACCAGCGACGCTGGGAAGGAAAAGTTGCGGTATTTCTGTTCGGGCAGGGCATTTCACTGTTCGGCTCACAACTTGTGCAGATGGCAATCATTTGGCATGTGACATTGGAAACCTCATCAGGAATTTGGGTCACGATGCTGACCGTGGCATCTTTCCTGCCTCAAATGCTGATTTCACCAATTGCGGGAGTATGGGCAGATAGACACAGCCGCAAAGTGATTATGATTTTATCCGATGGGATTATTGCAGTTACAACCCTGCTGCTTGCACTGTTTATGATGTCGGGCAACACAGGAACGGCAACCCTGCCGGTAATTATTATCGTGTCGGCTATTCGTTCCCTTGGCGGAGGAGTTCATTCACCGGCGGTTAACGCCGCCCTTCCTCAAATTGTACCTGAAAATAAGCTATCCCGTATAAACGGATACAATGGAACGATTCAGTCAGTTGTGCAGTTTGTTTCCCCTATAGCGGCCGGTGCAATTATGGCCGCCGGCCCGATCTATAATATCCTTTTAATTGATGTTGTGACTGCAATCATCGGAATCGGTATCCTTGCCATGTTAAAAATACCAAAGCATCAGCTCGCCCTCAAGTCAGAAAAAACATCTGCATTTGCAGAAATGCAGGAAGGCTTTCGCTTCATATGGACTCACAGATTTCTAAAAAAGCTGTTTGCTACTTACGGCTTGTATATTTTCCTCTGTGTTCCTTCGGGTTTTCTCTCAGCCCTTATGATAAAGCGAACCTTTGGCGATAATATCATGTTCTTGACTATGAATGAAGCGGTTGGATTCGCCGGATCGGTGTTTGCCAGTCTGCTGCTCGGTATGACCGGCGGATTCAAGAACAGAGCTAAAACCCTTTTCTTGGGAATACTGGTTTATGGTACCGCATCTCTTGCCATTGGCTTCACAAACGTGTTTTGGCTGTTTGCAGTACTTATGTTCTTTATCGGCTTTACGATACCCGTCGTTCAAACAGCAGTTTTTACACTGGTGCAGGAAAAGGTCGAGCCTGCGATGATGGGCAGGGTTTTCAGCTTGCTGAATGTTATGTTCAGCGGATTTATGCCCCTTGGCATGGTCATCTTTGGCCCTTTGGCTGATGTAATACGAATTCAGACAATGGTAATTGTGTGTGCTGTGCCGATTATCCTTCTTGCCATGAATCTTCTCCTGCCCCGAAGCTTCTATCGAGAGGGCATCTATACACCGGAAGCCGGAGGAACAGGCGATAAACCAATGTAG
- a CDS encoding DUF3788 domain-containing protein produces MNWNEFYAKDNQPDLSEVSAYIGSPLWDELCRHLEDTYEISPIVEYSVCSGAPGWNIKYKKSGRALCTLYPTEGFFTCLVSVGGKEIMEAELLLATCTDYVREVYKNTKLFNGGRWLMINVTSPKVLEDVKALISLRVRKRDKKGSSSPCTIKKQSPSSPLKPE; encoded by the coding sequence ATGAACTGGAATGAGTTTTATGCCAAAGATAACCAGCCGGATTTATCTGAGGTATCTGCATATATCGGCAGCCCTTTATGGGATGAATTATGCCGCCATCTGGAAGACACCTACGAGATTTCTCCCATAGTGGAATATAGTGTCTGTTCCGGTGCGCCCGGTTGGAACATCAAATATAAAAAAAGCGGACGCGCACTCTGCACGCTCTACCCTACTGAGGGATTTTTTACCTGCCTTGTATCCGTGGGCGGCAAGGAGATTATGGAAGCAGAACTGCTGCTTGCAACCTGCACTGACTATGTTCGGGAAGTTTACAAAAATACCAAACTTTTCAACGGCGGACGCTGGCTGATGATTAACGTTACCTCGCCGAAAGTTCTAGAAGATGTCAAGGCACTGATTTCCCTGCGTGTAAGAAAAAGAGATAAGAAAGGGAGTTCATCTCCGTGCACTATAAAGAAGCAAAGTCCATCCTCTCCCCTAAAACCGGAATGA
- a CDS encoding DUF3795 domain-containing protein has protein sequence MPQPDFIECTFSPCGMNCTICYKHLGKNPCPGCSLEDDTKPEHCRQCRIKACAIEKSVGYCFNCSLFPCKQIKVLDKSYRARYGISLIANSLIAKEHGIRTLMVQQKEMYTCSACGGIISLHDGDCIRCGAEYPLGKRSVNK, from the coding sequence ATGCCACAGCCAGATTTTATAGAATGTACATTTTCACCCTGTGGCATGAACTGCACCATATGCTATAAGCATTTAGGGAAAAATCCTTGCCCCGGATGCAGCTTGGAGGACGATACCAAACCAGAACATTGCCGCCAATGCCGCATTAAGGCTTGTGCAATAGAAAAGAGTGTCGGTTATTGTTTTAACTGTTCGCTCTTTCCATGCAAACAAATTAAAGTATTGGATAAAAGTTATCGTGCTCGTTACGGCATCAGTCTGATTGCAAACAGCCTTATTGCAAAGGAACATGGGATACGGACTTTAATGGTGCAGCAAAAGGAGATGTATACCTGTTCTGCCTGTGGTGGTATCATTTCTTTGCATGATGGCGATTGCATCAGATGTGGAGCTGAATATCCACTCGGAAAGAGGAGCGTAAACAAATGA
- a CDS encoding zinc ribbon domain-containing protein, with protein MMNYENQKFCQSCGMPMGDSDTLYGAESDGSKNTDYCKYCYENGCFTSNSTMDEMIEICIAPMVENNPGMTEKKAREMMQQFFPMLKRWKAQ; from the coding sequence ATGATGAACTACGAAAATCAGAAATTCTGCCAAAGCTGTGGTATGCCTATGGGGGACTCGGATACTTTGTACGGTGCAGAATCCGACGGCAGCAAGAACACCGACTACTGCAAATACTGTTATGAAAATGGGTGCTTTACTTCAAACAGCACGATGGATGAGATGATTGAAATCTGCATCGCACCAATGGTGGAGAACAATCCCGGCATGACCGAGAAGAAAGCGCGAGAAATGATGCAGCAGTTTTTTCCAATGCTAAAGCGTTGGAAAGCGCAGTAA
- a CDS encoding helix-turn-helix transcriptional regulator: protein MKNDRLFRILYLLLEKGMMTAPELSHILEVSVRTIYRDVETLSMAGVPIYASAGKGGGISLMPGYTFDKTLLSDDEQNELLFAIQSLKVADRNVDTLLQKLGTAFRKPRRNWIEVDFSRWGMGPTDTARFELLKTAIMGRQMLALTYCGVSGKTNNRVICPLKLVYKDKHWYLQAFCLKADDFRLFKVGRIIEVSPTGQIFTEDYEDEIPPIEAELPPFSTVHLKLCISSRLAFRVYDEFDRTSVTSQPEGSFLVEVDFPMDSWVIDYLLSFGSEIQVLEPSELRQELSKYAQKIADHHRT, encoded by the coding sequence ATGAAGAATGACCGTCTGTTTCGGATTCTTTACCTACTGTTGGAAAAGGGGATGATGACTGCCCCTGAACTTTCCCACATTTTAGAGGTTTCAGTACGGACCATCTATCGAGATGTGGAAACGCTCTCTATGGCGGGTGTTCCTATTTACGCCTCGGCAGGAAAGGGCGGCGGCATCTCTTTGATGCCCGGTTATACATTTGACAAAACGCTTCTTTCCGATGATGAGCAGAATGAGCTGCTCTTTGCCATACAGAGCTTGAAAGTGGCTGACCGAAATGTGGATACCTTGCTGCAAAAGCTCGGAACAGCATTCCGAAAGCCGCGCCGTAATTGGATTGAAGTGGATTTCTCTCGTTGGGGAATGGGCCCGACGGATACCGCCAGATTCGAACTGCTAAAGACTGCAATTATGGGGCGGCAGATGCTCGCCCTTACCTATTGCGGTGTGTCAGGTAAAACAAATAATCGCGTCATCTGCCCCCTTAAGCTAGTCTATAAAGATAAGCACTGGTACTTGCAGGCATTTTGTCTCAAGGCTGATGATTTTCGCCTTTTTAAAGTTGGGCGAATCATTGAGGTATCGCCAACAGGCCAGATATTTACCGAGGATTACGAGGATGAAATCCCACCCATCGAAGCAGAATTGCCGCCTTTTTCAACGGTACATTTGAAGCTGTGCATATCAAGCCGCCTTGCCTTTCGAGTCTACGACGAGTTCGACCGCACCAGCGTTACTTCGCAGCCGGAGGGCAGCTTCTTGGTAGAAGTAGATTTTCCAATGGACAGTTGGGTGATTGATTATCTGCTTTCTTTCGGTTCTGAGATTCAGGTTCTGGAACCTTCCGAACTGCGGCAGGAATTATCAAAGTACGCACAAAAAATTGCGGACCATCACAGAACATGA
- a CDS encoding TIR domain-containing protein, with amino-acid sequence MLYDIFISHTRGDKDKFVPPLVKRLRDNHIEAWYDKFALKSGDSICKFIDMILLSLNMKL; translated from the coding sequence ATGCTATATGATATTTTTATTAGTCATACAAGGGGGGACAAAGATAAGTTTGTCCCCCCATTAGTAAAAAGGTTAAGGGATAATCATATAGAAGCCTGGTATGACAAGTTTGCTTTAAAATCTGGAGATAGTATTTGCAAATTTATAGATATGATATTGCTAAGCCTCAATATGAAATTATAG